A region of Gottschalkia purinilytica DNA encodes the following proteins:
- the spoIIIAA gene encoding stage III sporulation protein AA produces MVLSMNKNFIKKDSLETLSFNGFSLVIQYIDLELKELLEKIPSDISQRIEEIRLRVNRPLMIYFEGKDYFLSKNGQLLYPHSSDLRSDEYFLIEPIHIINTFQVMSNYSVYSIENELKRGFITIKGGHRIGIAGRMVYGENNIETMKDISSINIRIARQKLGVSNKFMKYILKDRNTIYHTLIVSPPQCGKTTILRDLIRNISNGYSEYNFSGLKVGVIDERSEIANMYNGQPQNDIGVRTDVLDGCNKYDGLTMLIRSMSPNVIATDEVGDLLDIKAIHEAIKAGVKVIATVHGQDIEDIKTRPNLKNIIKENIFERIIILDNSKGIGTVKDIIDGKSYESILKKEGLHASS; encoded by the coding sequence ATGGTTCTAAGTATGAATAAGAATTTTATAAAAAAAGATAGCTTAGAAACTCTTAGCTTTAATGGATTTAGTTTAGTAATACAATATATAGATTTAGAGTTAAAAGAATTACTAGAAAAAATACCATCTGATATATCACAAAGAATAGAAGAAATTAGACTAAGAGTAAATAGACCTTTAATGATATATTTTGAAGGAAAGGACTATTTTTTAAGTAAAAATGGACAGTTATTATATCCTCATAGTTCTGACCTTAGATCAGATGAGTATTTTTTGATTGAGCCTATACATATAATCAATACCTTTCAAGTAATGAGTAATTATTCTGTTTATTCTATAGAAAATGAACTTAAGAGGGGTTTTATAACTATAAAAGGTGGACATAGAATAGGTATTGCAGGAAGAATGGTATATGGTGAAAATAATATAGAAACTATGAAAGATATTTCTTCAATTAATATTAGGATAGCAAGACAAAAATTAGGAGTGTCAAATAAATTTATGAAATATATTTTAAAAGATAGAAACACAATATATCACACATTAATAGTCTCGCCGCCACAATGTGGTAAGACTACTATTTTAAGAGATCTAATAAGAAATATAAGTAATGGATATAGTGAATATAATTTTTCAGGACTTAAAGTAGGAGTGATAGATGAAAGGTCTGAGATAGCAAACATGTATAATGGACAACCGCAAAATGATATTGGAGTTAGAACGGACGTTTTAGATGGTTGTAATAAATATGATGGATTAACTATGCTTATAAGGTCTATGTCTCCTAATGTAATAGCTACAGATGAAGTTGGAGATTTATTAGATATAAAAGCAATACATGAAGCAATAAAGGCAGGAGTTAAGGTTATAGCTACAGTGCATGGACAAGATATAGAGGATATAAAAACTAGACCTAATTTAAAAAATATAATTAAAGAAAATATATTTGAAAGAATAATTATTCTAGACAATTCTAAAGGTATAGGAACTGTTAAAGATATAATTGATGGGAAATCGTATGAAAGTATATTAAAGAAAGAGGGATTACATGCTTCTAGTTAA
- a CDS encoding sporulation stage III protein AG codes for MIEKIKQLLAKNNSKKFFFNLIIALCIGILLIIVSDTFLTKENKKESKSISNEIGKNNTNIKENDLIQDYASSLENKLETILQEMNGVENVKVMITLEDTAERVPIFNTTKKNEKTNENDGQGGAREVFREDVSQEVVTTEGDSLMVIKEVKPKVKGVIVVANGAENIVVKEKLYSAVKTVLGISGSKVEVYSSKKGGISDEN; via the coding sequence ATGATAGAAAAGATTAAACAATTATTAGCTAAGAATAATTCCAAAAAATTTTTTTTTAATCTTATAATAGCACTATGTATAGGAATATTATTAATAATAGTATCAGATACCTTTTTGACAAAAGAAAATAAAAAAGAATCTAAAAGCATAAGTAATGAAATAGGAAAAAATAATACAAATATAAAAGAAAACGATTTAATACAAGATTATGCTAGTAGTTTAGAAAATAAACTAGAAACTATATTACAAGAAATGAATGGAGTAGAAAATGTAAAAGTTATGATTACTTTAGAAGATACTGCTGAAAGAGTACCAATATTCAACACAACTAAAAAGAATGAAAAAACTAATGAAAATGACGGGCAAGGAGGTGCTAGGGAAGTCTTTAGAGAAGATGTAAGTCAAGAAGTAGTAACTACTGAAGGGGATTCTTTAATGGTAATTAAAGAAGTAAAGCCAAAAGTTAAAGGAGTAATAGTTGTTGCTAATGGAGCTGAAAATATAGTAGTTAAAGAAAAGTTATATTCAGCGGTAAAAACCGTTCTTGGAATATCAGGGAGTAAGGTTGAAGTATATTCAAGTAAAAAAGGGGGCATTTCAGATGAAAATTAA
- the spoIIIAB gene encoding stage III sporulation protein SpoIIIAB: MLLVKIIGCLLTLSSCSLLGFNYSKRYANRLNNLVFIQNCIQLLETEIIYSANPIPEALENTYKKGNKKVSFIFKDIKDHLISNKNISLYESFKYNFYLSKDKLYLEEEDIEMMLLFGRNLGLSDRMDQQKHFKSILMNLKTQQDDAEDKKNRNAKMYKNLGVLLGLALVLILY; encoded by the coding sequence ATGCTTCTAGTTAAAATAATAGGATGCCTATTGACATTGTCATCATGTAGTTTACTAGGGTTTAATTATAGTAAAAGATATGCAAATAGATTAAATAATTTAGTATTTATTCAAAACTGTATTCAGTTATTAGAAACAGAAATAATATATTCAGCTAATCCTATACCAGAAGCTTTAGAAAATACATATAAAAAGGGAAATAAAAAAGTATCATTTATTTTTAAAGATATAAAAGATCATTTAATTTCTAATAAAAATATAAGTTTGTATGAAAGTTTCAAATATAATTTTTATTTATCTAAGGATAAATTATATTTAGAAGAAGAAGATATAGAAATGATGTTACTATTTGGTAGAAATTTAGGTCTTTCAGATAGAATGGATCAACAAAAACATTTTAAATCTATATTAATGAACTTAAAAACACAACAAGATGATGCTGAAGATAAAAAGAATAGAAATGCTAAAATGTACAAAAATTTAGGGGTGTTACTTGGACTGGCTTTAGTATTAATTTTATATTAG
- the pilM gene encoding type IV pilus biogenesis protein PilM, which produces MHKKAISLDIGNELTNFVLGRFRKDNTVYIDKAFSVETPKDSYNDGIILDFEVMETFLKNILIKNDIKEKRIIFTIKSSSIITKEIELPKVHDKYLKDAVEFEFQRIFPINLDKYVLQFRKIEDIFSRNKNRIKIYVAALSKDIIDQYLSISKALNLIPISLDITLNSSRKIFEHLFNINDKNIGTNCTFLTLELGYNITNISIISKGLCSISRGIPIGFRDIDDKLDINKAIFIETWLNKINSVISFYNKNTNEFIDKLYVYGKYSNEIRILNYLRRNFHFEIESIESIGNVIYENLDLNNYINAIGAFIRR; this is translated from the coding sequence TTGCACAAAAAGGCCATTTCTTTAGATATAGGAAATGAACTAACAAATTTTGTACTCGGTCGATTTAGAAAGGATAACACAGTATATATAGATAAAGCATTTAGCGTAGAAACACCTAAAGATAGCTATAATGATGGTATCATACTTGATTTTGAAGTTATGGAAACTTTTCTAAAAAATATCTTAATTAAAAATGATATAAAAGAAAAGAGAATTATTTTTACTATAAAAAGTAGTTCAATAATAACTAAAGAAATAGAATTACCAAAAGTACATGACAAATATTTAAAAGATGCTGTAGAATTTGAATTTCAACGAATATTTCCTATAAATTTAGATAAATATGTTTTGCAATTTAGAAAAATAGAAGATATATTTTCTAGAAACAAGAATAGAATAAAAATTTATGTGGCAGCTCTTTCGAAAGATATAATAGACCAATATTTAAGCATATCAAAAGCATTGAATCTTATACCAATTTCTTTAGATATTACATTAAATTCAAGTAGAAAAATATTTGAACATTTATTTAATATAAATGATAAAAATATAGGTACTAATTGTACATTTCTTACTTTGGAGTTAGGATACAATATAACTAACATAAGTATTATTTCTAAGGGATTATGCAGTATAAGCAGAGGTATTCCTATAGGATTTAGAGATATAGATGATAAACTAGACATAAATAAAGCCATTTTTATAGAAACATGGTTGAATAAAATTAATAGTGTTATTAGCTTTTATAATAAAAATACTAATGAATTCATAGATAAGTTATATGTTTATGGAAAATATTCAAATGAAATACGTATTTTGAATTATCTAAGAAGAAATTTTCATTTCGAAATAGAGTCAATAGAATCAATAGGAAATGTTATATATGAAAATTTAGATTTAAATAATTATATAAATGCTATCGGAGCTTTTATTAGGAGGTGA
- a CDS encoding prepilin-type N-terminal cleavage/methylation domain-containing protein → MNKDYDNKGLSLIELLITLSIFCIIVLLALPKFFTNDYELVQKTRLLGNDIRMARYLGMSKSAGMYEVYFGKDSYKFSYGIKIIKEVNFGKNFEMLSSFTKSRVNFNRNGHPNGGGTVTIYDKRTGKFCDITIIPGTGRILIKDKIYENEKLKINR, encoded by the coding sequence ATGAATAAAGATTATGATAATAAAGGATTAAGTCTTATTGAACTATTAATAACATTATCTATATTTTGTATTATAGTATTGCTTGCATTACCTAAGTTTTTTACAAATGATTATGAATTAGTACAAAAAACAAGATTACTAGGTAATGATATAAGAATGGCTAGATACTTAGGGATGAGTAAAAGTGCAGGAATGTACGAAGTCTATTTTGGAAAGGATTCTTATAAATTTTCTTACGGAATTAAAATCATAAAAGAAGTGAATTTTGGCAAAAATTTTGAAATGCTATCCAGTTTTACAAAAAGTAGAGTAAATTTCAATCGAAATGGACATCCTAATGGTGGAGGAACAGTAACTATTTACGATAAACGTACAGGTAAGTTTTGTGATATAACTATAATTCCAGGTACAGGGAGAATCTTAATAAAAGATAAAATTTATGAAAATGAGAAGTTAAAAATAAACAGATGA
- the spoIIIAC gene encoding stage III sporulation protein AC has translation MSVDLIFKIAGIGIVVGILHTVLAKIGKEEYAYIATLAGVVIVLTMVIDIISKLFDNIKSVFRLN, from the coding sequence ATGAGTGTTGATTTAATATTTAAAATTGCAGGAATAGGAATTGTTGTTGGAATATTACATACTGTATTGGCTAAGATCGGAAAAGAAGAGTATGCATATATAGCGACATTAGCAGGAGTAGTTATTGTTTTAACTATGGTCATAGATATAATAAGTAAGCTATTTGACAATATAAAATCTGTATTCAGACTTAACTAA
- the efp gene encoding elongation factor P encodes MISAGDFRKGLTIEIDGDVYQVLDFQHVKPGKGAAFVRAKIKNIMNGGIKENTFNPSDKFPKAHIETKEMQYLYNDGELYYFMDTETYEQIPLDHEQVEEAIKYIKDNDTAVVRFYQGKAFEVQAPNFVELLVTHTEPGVKGDTATGATKPATVETGAVVLVPLFININDKIKIDTRTNEYLSRV; translated from the coding sequence ATGATTTCAGCAGGTGATTTTAGAAAAGGACTAACAATTGAAATTGACGGAGACGTTTATCAAGTACTTGATTTTCAACATGTAAAACCTGGTAAAGGAGCAGCTTTTGTAAGAGCAAAAATAAAGAATATTATGAATGGTGGTATAAAAGAGAATACTTTTAATCCAAGTGATAAGTTCCCGAAAGCTCATATAGAAACTAAAGAAATGCAATATCTATATAATGATGGAGAACTTTATTACTTTATGGATACAGAAACATATGAGCAAATTCCATTAGATCATGAGCAAGTGGAGGAAGCAATTAAATATATAAAAGATAATGATACAGCTGTTGTTAGATTTTATCAAGGAAAAGCATTCGAAGTCCAAGCTCCAAACTTCGTTGAATTATTAGTAACTCATACAGAGCCAGGAGTAAAAGGAGATACTGCTACAGGAGCTACTAAACCAGCCACAGTGGAAACAGGCGCAGTTGTACTAGTACCTTTATTCATAAATATAAATGATAAGATTAAAATAGATACAAGAACTAATGAGTATTTGTCAAGAGTTTAG
- the spoIIIAD gene encoding stage III sporulation protein AD produces MDVIKIVGIGIVATILSVILKQQKPEYALQLSLVTGLIIFSFVISQLSYVIDILESLAKKVNLDFLYFPIILKVIGISYIAEFGAQISRDAGEGAIASKIELGAKVIIMVLAVPILMSLLDIVIKIIP; encoded by the coding sequence ATGGATGTAATTAAAATCGTAGGTATTGGAATAGTAGCGACTATACTATCAGTTATTTTAAAGCAACAAAAACCGGAATATGCCTTACAGTTAAGTTTGGTAACGGGATTAATAATTTTTTCATTCGTAATATCTCAACTTAGTTATGTAATTGATATATTAGAAAGCTTAGCTAAAAAGGTAAATTTAGACTTTTTATATTTCCCTATAATACTTAAAGTTATAGGGATATCATATATAGCTGAATTTGGAGCTCAGATATCAAGAGACGCTGGAGAAGGTGCTATTGCTTCTAAGATAGAGCTTGGAGCTAAAGTTATAATTATGGTTTTAGCAGTTCCAATATTGATGTCATTACTAGATATAGTTATAAAAATAATACCTTAA
- the spoIIIAE gene encoding stage III sporulation protein AE, protein MLKKISIILMTIFIISIPSCVLANKEEDKSISIDSLIKSQIEKLDIGELEEVIDEINKNTNEFLPKINLKEYLTSMIKGKEVLGWDEIAKGMIKTLFKEVIANWSILSKVLFLSIICSILTSLQGAFENETISELAFYVCYLILISLSIKSFIIAIDIAKDAISNMVILMQALLPVLITLLLAVGAFTTSTLFQPIVLGSVSVVGTLMKDIILPLILFSTIIGIVSKISSKIQITKLSGLIRQISLYIIGISITLFMGIMSIRGAIAPKMDGLTIKTAKFAVDKFVPIVGKFLSDTMETVVGCSTIIKNGVGIIGMIGLFLISIIPIIKMISLIFVYKFTTVVIEPIANPRIVESLTEISKALTLVLAVIAIVTVMFFITVTIIIGAGNTTAMFR, encoded by the coding sequence ATGCTAAAGAAAATATCTATTATTTTAATGACAATATTTATTATATCTATACCATCATGTGTTCTAGCAAATAAGGAAGAAGATAAGTCTATAAGTATAGATAGTCTTATAAAATCTCAAATAGAGAAACTAGATATAGGAGAATTAGAGGAAGTAATAGATGAGATAAATAAGAATACTAATGAGTTTTTACCTAAAATAAATTTAAAAGAATATCTAACATCAATGATTAAAGGTAAAGAAGTACTAGGATGGGATGAAATAGCAAAGGGAATGATTAAAACTTTATTTAAAGAGGTTATTGCTAACTGGAGTATTTTAAGTAAAGTTCTTTTCCTCAGTATTATTTGCTCTATTTTAACTAGTCTACAAGGAGCTTTTGAAAATGAAACAATTAGTGAATTAGCTTTTTATGTATGTTATTTAATATTAATATCCTTATCGATAAAAAGCTTTATTATAGCCATAGATATAGCAAAAGATGCCATATCTAATATGGTTATTTTAATGCAAGCACTACTTCCAGTTTTAATAACATTACTTTTAGCAGTAGGGGCATTTACTACATCAACGCTATTTCAACCAATAGTATTAGGAAGTGTAAGTGTAGTAGGAACTTTAATGAAAGATATAATATTACCACTGATACTGTTTAGTACAATAATAGGGATAGTTAGCAAAATATCATCGAAAATTCAAATTACTAAGCTTTCTGGATTAATAAGGCAAATATCTCTTTATATAATAGGGATATCTATAACATTATTTATGGGAATCATGTCTATACGAGGAGCTATAGCGCCTAAAATGGATGGACTTACTATAAAAACAGCAAAGTTTGCTGTAGATAAGTTTGTACCAATAGTAGGTAAATTTTTATCTGATACTATGGAAACTGTAGTTGGATGTTCTACGATAATAAAAAACGGTGTAGGTATAATTGGGATGATTGGATTATTTTTGATAAGTATAATTCCTATAATAAAAATGATCTCTTTAATTTTCGTATATAAGTTTACAACTGTAGTTATAGAACCAATAGCAAATCCTAGAATAGTAGAATCATTAACAGAAATAAGTAAAGCTTTGACTTTAGTGTTAGCAGTAATAGCTATAGTAACTGTAATGTTTTTTATAACAGTGACTATAATAATAGGGGCTGGAAACACTACTGCAATGTTTAGGTAG
- a CDS encoding prepilin peptidase: MSGTLVGTGIFLAIAIISRGAIGGGDIKLIGVLGLYFSWEKIIVITILSFIVGGICSIVLLIFKIKEVKDFIPFGPFISLATLITVFYGEDIICVYMNLI, encoded by the coding sequence ATATCAGGAACTTTAGTGGGAACAGGTATATTTTTAGCCATAGCTATAATAAGTAGAGGAGCTATAGGAGGAGGAGATATAAAGCTAATAGGAGTACTAGGACTTTACTTTAGTTGGGAAAAAATAATAGTAATTACAATACTATCATTTATAGTAGGAGGAATTTGTTCTATTGTATTGTTAATATTCAAAATTAAAGAAGTTAAAGATTTTATACCATTTGGACCTTTTATTTCACTAGCTACATTAATAACTGTTTTTTATGGGGAAGATATTATTTGCGTCTATATGAATTTAATATGA
- a CDS encoding CD1247 N-terminal domain-containing protein: MEFLRERISYLRGLAEGLEIEESSREGKLLLHIIDTLDDFADAIIENNENQEDLEDYVECIDEDLTDLEDEIYVDLDDEFEDYDYEDDDDIEYVDVECPHCSETIYLDRELLDDETICPNCKENMIKDI; encoded by the coding sequence TTGGAATTTTTAAGAGAAAGGATTTCTTATCTTAGAGGATTAGCAGAAGGTTTAGAAATCGAAGAGAGTAGTAGGGAAGGTAAATTACTTCTACATATAATAGATACTCTAGATGATTTTGCTGATGCTATAATAGAAAATAATGAGAATCAAGAAGACTTAGAAGATTATGTAGAATGTATAGATGAAGACTTAACAGATTTAGAAGATGAAATATACGTAGATTTAGATGATGAATTCGAAGACTATGACTATGAGGATGATGACGATATAGAATATGTGGATGTAGAATGTCCTCATTGTAGTGAGACTATATATTTAGATAGAGAACTATTGGATGATGAAACTATTTGTCCAAATTGTAAAGAAAATATGATTAAAGATATATAG
- a CDS encoding helix-turn-helix domain-containing protein, translating to MDKETLYKIVHGQHSDPVKALAELYFKGAITLEDISIRLTLPPVLRFDAWRYIAQNEMITAQEAGELWGLSESTLRKVFFNIENGKSNKFKENEYRKSGKVWLVKRSAMYREYGEPKVKE from the coding sequence TTGGATAAAGAAACTTTATATAAAATAGTACATGGGCAACATAGCGATCCTGTAAAGGCACTTGCAGAGCTTTATTTTAAAGGAGCAATAACTTTAGAAGATATTTCTATAAGATTAACATTACCTCCAGTGTTAAGATTCGACGCTTGGAGATACATTGCTCAAAATGAAATGATAACAGCACAGGAAGCTGGCGAGTTATGGGGGCTAAGCGAATCTACATTAAGAAAAGTATTTTTCAACATAGAGAATGGAAAAAGCAATAAATTTAAAGAAAATGAGTATAGAAAAAGTGGTAAAGTATGGTTAGTGAAAAGAAGTGCTATGTATAGAGAATATGGAGAACCTAAAGTTAAGGAGTAG
- the spoIIIAF gene encoding stage III sporulation protein AF, translating into MIDFLKDWIIDIVSLIIIITFLEIILPNGNMRKYIKTVIGLLIIIILITPLTKVFNKNIDIEREIFLNIDKYKSYRTEENQKFKESQNEQVMNIYKERIINELKELVLRETGYNVIAASVQVTEDENKEEYGSINRLELTISKKNQKMSNKIGDTKININKVNNITIKTSTSNEKKLASTDTSSDVVANVREVISNYYGISQDKILIHLEKDKNS; encoded by the coding sequence ATGATAGATTTTTTAAAAGATTGGATAATAGATATAGTTTCATTAATAATTATAATTACTTTTTTGGAAATAATACTTCCAAATGGAAATATGAGAAAATACATAAAGACAGTCATAGGCTTACTTATAATAATAATTCTAATAACACCACTTACCAAAGTGTTTAATAAAAATATAGATATAGAAAGAGAAATTTTTTTAAATATAGATAAATATAAATCATATAGAACGGAAGAAAATCAAAAGTTCAAGGAAAGCCAGAATGAACAGGTAATGAATATATATAAGGAAAGAATAATAAATGAATTAAAAGAACTAGTTTTAAGAGAGACAGGATACAATGTTATAGCAGCGTCAGTTCAAGTTACTGAAGATGAAAATAAAGAGGAATATGGAAGCATAAATAGATTGGAATTAACTATTTCTAAAAAAAATCAAAAAATGAGTAATAAAATTGGAGATACAAAAATAAATATAAATAAAGTTAATAATATTACAATAAAAACAAGTACAAGCAATGAGAAAAAACTAGCTTCTACTGACACTAGTTCTGACGTAGTTGCAAATGTACGTGAAGTAATATCGAATTATTATGGTATATCACAAGACAAAATTTTAATTCACTTGGAAAAAGATAAAAATAGTTAG
- a CDS encoding PilW family protein: MNNKGVTLIELLVSMSIGSILIIITLSLVISGLKLSERINDDIEVQQHGVFSTTYMLKKITHAQNVYSLKGRNGIRDIDSKEQVELGTIVLKTNESDFSGYTFNIKSNPYTKNYSLKYGESLYEMGSIEIGNFIESIKVNSLPYYSSYSNAKGLEFIFKIKKDNASVILRKKAYFKNFKK, encoded by the coding sequence ATGAATAATAAAGGAGTTACTTTAATAGAATTATTAGTTTCTATGAGTATAGGTAGTATACTAATTATAATAACTTTGTCATTAGTAATAAGCGGATTAAAGTTATCGGAAAGGATTAACGATGATATAGAAGTACAGCAACATGGCGTATTTAGTACGACATATATGCTAAAAAAAATAACGCATGCCCAAAATGTATATTCATTAAAAGGCAGAAATGGGATAAGAGATATTGATAGCAAAGAGCAAGTAGAGCTAGGGACAATTGTACTAAAAACTAATGAATCAGATTTTTCTGGATATACATTTAATATAAAATCTAATCCTTATACCAAAAACTATAGTCTAAAATATGGAGAAAGCTTATATGAAATGGGAAGTATAGAAATTGGAAACTTTATAGAAAGCATAAAAGTAAATTCATTACCATACTACTCAAGTTATTCAAATGCTAAGGGATTAGAATTTATTTTTAAAATAAAAAAAGATAATGCAAGTGTTATATTAAGAAAAAAAGCTTACTTTAAAAATTTTAAAAAATAG
- a CDS encoding homing endonuclease associated repeat-containing protein → MSEIKYDNLYLKETLLKKAEELGRTPKRREVKHGSIIAARLGNGSWNRALESVGLRVINVRKEYTKEELINIMQDWYKKHKKIPSVKKFEKDNSVPDPTTYMSKFEMKWSEVVELTLGVETLKGNESYNYTEEQLLDMFKKEYDRIKPKSQEEFKEKKSCDTPSLTYLFDKFNTTWNGLKEMVGLDTILIRKSKEQLLKELKELADKLGKTPSIPDMEKYGLNYSAYKERFGSYNKALLEAGLELNSTITKVKESKEELLKMYIDFSCSIGKSLGGASAKDLDNSDKIYNSDIFRIRFGGMTGLKKKAGFIYEEGRWKYSKKFFINILTSIYKTEGKVSNSRLKEILLNKKIHLTMVLTYFNTTKMSEVWKEIISIVDTEKATTSHKQHTDQN, encoded by the coding sequence ATGTCAGAAATTAAGTACGATAATCTATATTTAAAAGAAACTTTGTTAAAAAAAGCAGAAGAATTAGGTAGAACACCTAAAAGAAGAGAAGTTAAACATGGAAGTATAATAGCAGCTAGATTAGGAAATGGTTCTTGGAATAGAGCCTTAGAGAGTGTAGGGTTACGAGTAATTAATGTAAGAAAAGAGTACACAAAAGAAGAATTAATTAATATTATGCAGGACTGGTATAAAAAACATAAGAAAATTCCAAGTGTAAAAAAATTTGAAAAAGATAATAGTGTGCCAGATCCAACGACGTATATGTCTAAGTTTGAAATGAAATGGAGTGAAGTTGTAGAGCTTACATTGGGTGTAGAAACACTAAAGGGCAACGAAAGTTATAACTATACAGAAGAACAATTATTGGATATGTTTAAAAAAGAGTACGATCGAATTAAGCCTAAAAGCCAAGAAGAATTTAAAGAGAAAAAAAGTTGCGACACTCCTTCTTTAACTTATTTATTTGACAAATTTAACACTACATGGAATGGATTAAAAGAAATGGTTGGACTAGATACAATACTTATAAGAAAAAGTAAAGAACAGTTGCTTAAAGAATTAAAAGAATTAGCTGATAAATTAGGCAAAACACCATCCATTCCAGATATGGAAAAATACGGATTAAATTATAGTGCATACAAAGAACGTTTTGGAAGTTACAATAAAGCTTTATTAGAAGCAGGACTAGAGCTAAATAGTACAATAACAAAAGTTAAAGAAAGTAAAGAAGAGTTACTTAAAATGTATATAGATTTTTCTTGCTCGATAGGTAAATCTCTAGGAGGAGCAAGTGCGAAAGATTTAGATAATAGTGATAAAATTTATAATAGTGATATATTTAGGATTCGTTTTGGGGGAATGACTGGGCTAAAAAAGAAAGCAGGTTTTATATATGAAGAAGGTCGATGGAAATACTCTAAAAAATTTTTTATTAATATATTAACAAGTATTTATAAAACAGAAGGAAAAGTTAGTAATTCTAGATTAAAAGAAATATTACTAAATAAAAAAATACATTTGACCATGGTGTTAACTTATTTTAATACAACTAAGATGAGTGAAGTATGGAAAGAAATTATCTCTATTGTAGATACAGAAAAAGCAACTACATCACATAAGCAACATACGGACCAAAATTAA
- a CDS encoding type IV pilus modification PilV family protein translates to MKAKINNKGTTMIEVVVSITILSLLTLPIITLFYESVKMNKKSQEQMTATILAENFIEDIKTSENLNIGQVTKYENGFNINIKIEEIEKELEEQNKKDNICILNESLFKITVEIVKENTLLEKIVSYKLII, encoded by the coding sequence ATGAAAGCTAAAATAAATAATAAGGGAACAACAATGATAGAGGTTGTAGTTTCAATAACTATTTTAAGTTTGTTAACTTTACCTATAATCACCTTATTTTATGAATCTGTAAAAATGAATAAAAAGTCTCAAGAACAAATGACTGCTACAATACTTGCAGAGAATTTTATAGAAGATATCAAAACATCGGAAAATTTAAATATTGGACAAGTTACTAAATATGAGAATGGGTTTAATATAAATATAAAAATAGAAGAAATTGAGAAAGAATTAGAAGAACAGAATAAAAAAGATAATATTTGTATTTTAAATGAATCGTTATTTAAAATTACTGTAGAAATAGTGAAAGAAAATACACTACTAGAAAAAATAGTTAGTTATAAACTAATTATATAA